The Lycium ferocissimum isolate CSIRO_LF1 unplaced genomic scaffold, AGI_CSIRO_Lferr_CH_V1 ctg22686, whole genome shotgun sequence genomic interval tgttaagaatgatgcaatttaattattttgagattggtatgaatgatgcaattttgactaaaaaataacacgctttaAATCGAAatcctaaaacataaataacttaaagctaaacaaaaatggactttgaaagacttttcaaccactaaaacgacaatccgggttttgcttatccttgatgtattgagcctaccttattaatcgcacaaaaataagtagggtcctatataaaatattaaagtttcGGAGTCcctaagcatgattaatctatggctaaagtacataaaaaaaaatgtaaagaaagaggcgtttaaccaaaaaaagaaaaaaaaaatgggggacctcctttaacgcagtaatttactgcgttaaaggtactttagtaacattttttttattggggtcttttggttcaaaaggtttttttttgggtcattttgggTCCGGGCTCCATAAAAGGATTAAAGGAGCTGTGACATCTCAACAGGCAATGTTTTGGGCGGGACCTGGAAATTTTATTCTTGATTTACATTATTAAATGCCTATGATTGCATATGTAGAGGAAAGACACTAGTTGGGAAGATATTTAGGATTCTTAATTCTTGGTGGAAATCATTCTTCATCTTATACAAAAGCTTCCCACCTACTAGAAAtggaattaaaatattatatacagATAAATTCAGACACAAATAAATGTAAGATATATGTCTTGTATAAACACAAAGGATTAGGCAAGCCTACGATTCCTAGTTGGTTAATGAGCTAACTTGATACCTCTCAACTAACATAACTTTAATTATAGTAAGGCATACTTATCTTTCCTCCCAAGACACAATGAACAAAATCTTGATCATGAGTACACATATAGGCAAACAGCATAGACCCCATCTCAAACAAAGACGAAAAGATAACTTGTCTTTGTCATTTGAGATAATTTAGGTCCCAAGAAGCAGAAAACAATGACCTTTCAACCATATTCACCTATTCCAATAGCAATATTTATCATATTTTAAGTATTTAATTAATGAAAGCAAGAAGGAAGCTGGAAttaagagaagatgaagaagatgaatctGTTACTGAAGAAGTGCAAGACTTTGTCAAGGCAACTAGGAAGAAGCTCATCTTATAGTAGTTTAAGGTCAAAGTCTACAAGAGAAGATTTTTGGAATGTGGAATCTCAAGATAATAAAGAGGATTATGAGACTATTCTTGTTGGCAACTCAAGAAGGAGATATGTGATAAAATCCAAATATTTGAGCCATCCACTATTGAATGCTCTAATAGAGAAATCAAAGCAGAAACATGGGGAGAAAGATCATCTTTCAGTTAAGTGTGAAGTTGTGCTTTTTGATCATCTTCTCTGGTTGCTTGAAAATGCTGACCCCAACAACCTGAATTCTGATTCTTTGGAGGAATTGGCCGATCTATATGTTGtttaatttgaatatttttcaataatattcaatcttctttttttcattctctAGTCAAAAATATGTTTTAGCTCTAGTATTTTTTCATGTAACTAGTAGTAATAAATGTTAAGGAGTGACTATCTCTCATAAAAATGAGAAGGATCATAGTTTCCtattatatgtttattttttccttGCTTACAACTTTCATCATTCTTTATTCAAGTTGCTGATTTCCGATGTAAGAATTATAGATCAATAAAGTCATTGTGCTTGGTAAATTGTGAATGTGGTATTGGTTTAAGGAAATTCCACCATCTAAGAGCGGTGATTGAATGGATATGATCCCTCCACTTTTAATAAGAGTTAGAGGTCTTGAATACTATTCGTCCGAATGAAAAGAGTCATCATAGTGAGTGCTTTTTCTCCGTTAATGGATCTTGCGGTGCTATGAAT includes:
- the LOC132043300 gene encoding auxin-responsive protein SAUR76-like — translated: MKKMNLLLKKCKTLSRQLGRSSSYSSLRSKSTREDFWNVESQDNKEDYETILVGNSRRRYVIKSKYLSHPLLNALIEKSKQKHGEKDHLSVKCEVVLFDHLLWLLENADPNNLNSDSLEELADLYVV